Genomic window (Arthrobacter sp. StoSoilA2):
GGGTACAGGCAGTACACGGACAGCGACGTTGAGCGCCTCCGTTTTGTTCTTGCCCTTCAGCGGGACCAATACTTACCACTGAAAGTGATTAAGGATTACCTGGACGCGATTGACCGCGGGGAGCGGCCTGAGAACCTGCCTCCGGGCGTCACGGTGTCTCCCCGGGTGGTTTCCGCGGAGATGGCTGCGGAAATCCAAGGCCGGGCGCGCGCCCTCAGCGAGGAGCAGCTCCGGGCCGAATCGGGTGCCAGTGTGCCCTTGCTGGAGTCGCTCCTGAGCTTCGGGCTTATCAGCCACGTTGGCGGCAAGTTCGATGAGCACGCCCTCCAGGTTGCGCGTGCTTGCGTTCAGTTGGAGGGTCACGGCTTGGAACCCCGCCATCTCCGGCCGTTCCAGGCCGCAGC
Coding sequences:
- a CDS encoding MerR family transcriptional regulator — its product is MAQPERRGPQVLNIGEVLAQLSDDFPGMTASKIRFLEEKGLINPKRTPAGYRQYTDSDVERLRFVLALQRDQYLPLKVIKDYLDAIDRGERPENLPPGVTVSPRVVSAEMAAEIQGRARALSEEQLRAESGASVPLLESLLSFGLISHVGGKFDEHALQVARACVQLEGHGLEPRHLRPFQAAAEREFGLVERAVAPLTSRRDAASQARAAEAAREISELCLTLHRALVHDRISRMDT